The following coding sequences are from one Candidatus Nanopelagicus hibericus window:
- the infC gene encoding translation initiation factor IF-3, with translation MINLAKQQGELISTEPRINDRIRVPEVRLIGYDGEQLGVTAIDKALKLSEEIGLDLVEISPDANPPVCKIMDFGKYKYEIAQKAREARQNQTHIVVKEMRLRPSIEPHDYETKRNHIERFLAGGDKVKVTIQFRGREQSRPEMGYRLLQKIAEELSEVSIVEFAAKQEGRNMTMVLGPAKKSGATKKAAPKAPVKEKMDLAAKSTGGK, from the coding sequence ATTATCAATCTAGCGAAGCAGCAAGGAGAACTTATCAGCACAGAACCACGTATCAATGATCGAATTCGCGTTCCTGAAGTTCGGTTGATTGGCTATGACGGTGAACAGTTGGGCGTAACTGCAATAGATAAAGCGCTTAAACTCTCAGAAGAGATCGGTTTAGATCTAGTTGAGATTTCACCAGATGCAAATCCTCCGGTCTGCAAAATTATGGATTTTGGTAAATACAAATACGAAATTGCGCAGAAGGCTCGGGAAGCTAGGCAGAATCAGACACATATTGTTGTGAAAGAGATGCGACTTCGACCAAGTATCGAACCACATGATTACGAAACAAAACGTAACCATATAGAGCGATTTTTGGCAGGTGGGGATAAAGTGAAGGTAACAATTCAGTTTCGTGGTCGGGAGCAATCCAGACCAGAGATGGGATATCGATTACTACAAAAGATCGCTGAGGAGCTTTCTGAAGTATCGATTGTGGAGTTTGCGGCAAAACAAGAAGGCCGCAATATGACAATGGTACTAGGGCCAGCTAAGAAATCAGGTGCTACTAAAAAGGCAGCACCAAAAGCACCAGTGAAAGAAAAAATGGATTTAGCAGCAAAATCAACAGGAGGTAAGT